In a single window of the Equus asinus isolate D_3611 breed Donkey unplaced genomic scaffold, EquAss-T2T_v2 contig_318, whole genome shotgun sequence genome:
- the LOC139043691 gene encoding vacuolar protein-sorting-associated protein 36-like, translating into MSLTEVYCLVNRARGMELLSPEDLVNACKMLEALKLPLRLRVFDSGVMVIELQAHKEEEMVASALETVSEKGSLTSEEFAKLVGMSVLLSKERLLLAEKMGHLCRDDSVEGLRFYPNLFMTQS; encoded by the exons ATGTCACTCACAGAGGTATACTGTTTAGTAAACCGAGCTCGAGGAATGGAA TTGCTCTCGCCAGAAGATTTAGTGAATGCGTGCAAGATGCTGGAAGCGCTGAAATTACCTCTCAG GCTCCGAGTTTTCGACAGCGGCGTCATGGTAATTGAGCTTCAGGCCcacaaggaagaggaaatggtggCCTCAGCCTTGGAGACA GTTTCAGAAAAGGGATCCCTAACGTCAGAAGAGTTTGCCAAGCTCGTAGGAATGTCTGTCCTCCTGTCCAAAGAACG GTTGCTTCTTGCAGAGAAGATGGGCCATCTTTGCCGAGATGATTCCGTGGAAGGCTTGCGATTTTACCCAAATTTATTTATGACACAGAGCTAA